Sequence from the Fictibacillus arsenicus genome:
TATGCAGCTGCCGCCAAATAATAAAGCTACAAAATATGAACATTTGATTCCGCAGCTCGTTGCAATCGAGCAAAATCATAAGATTGAAGGGTTGCTTGTAATCTTAAATACTGTTGGCGGAGACGTTGAAGCAGGTCTTGCTATTTCAGAAATGATCGCTTCATTATCAAAGCCCAGTGTTTCACTAGTGCTGGGCGGGGGACATTCTATTGGAGTACCTATCGCTGTTAGCGCGAAGTATTCATTCATAGTTCCCACAGCTACAATGACGATCCATCCTGTAAGATTGACAGGATTAGTAATAGGTGTGCCGCAAACATTTGAATATCTGGATAAGATGCAAGAAAGAGTGATTTCATTTGTAACAAGTCATTCAAAGATCAGTGAAGAGCGTTTTAAAGAGCTGATGTTTTCGAAAGGAAATCTAACAAGAGATATCGGGACAAATGTGATCGGCACTGATGCTGTTAAAGATGGGCTTATTAATGAGGTTGGAGGGCTCGGTCAAGCGATAAAAAAATTGAACGAGCTGATTGATGAACATAAAAATACTGAGAACGACGAAGGTATAAAACAATGACTTGGTATACCATGCAGCCATATGAATTGATGTTTCCGGAAGAAGGAAACAATGCAGCTATGCAGAATGTAATACTTTATAATGATGTTCCTGTTCTTGTTGAACGGGTCGGTGATGAGACAAGAATCGTTCAGATCATGAGCACAGATCCTTCTCACTATTTATTAGAAGACTGTCAGCCCGGAATGACGCTGCGAAACTTTTAATTAGACACCTAAGAAATATGCTATACTAATGTGGGCAGCCTTTCTATATGCAGGGCTGCTTTTCTTTCCTTTTCTGGTATACATACATAAAGAAAACAGCATGGTTGTGAGGTGAAATTGGTGGCAAAAAATAAGAAAAAGAAAGCTAAAAATAAAGCAAGATGGAAAGAGCAGCTGACATATGAGATTGCAGGATTATCATTATTGGCTCTTGCATCATTAGGTTTAGCGAAAATGGGAAATGTCGGTATGGCATTCGTGCATCTTTTACGTTTTTTTAGCGGTGAATGGTACGGCATTTTGCTGTTAGCCTGTATTTTATTATCTCTTTATCTCATTTGGAAACGAAGCTGGCCAGCTATGATTTCAAAAAGATTAACAGGTATTTATATTCTGTTTTTCTCCTTTCTCGTTCTTAGTCATTTAACATTGTTTGAACATTTAACGAATGGCGGAGATTGGAAAGACGCTTCCGTAATACGAAACACATGGGAACTGTACTGGCTACAGCTTCAAGGAACGACAGCAACAGATGACCTTGGGGGAGGGATTATCGGATCTATAGGCTTTGCGTTATTTTATTTTTTATTTGGAGCGGGCGGTACAAAGCTAGTTATCTTCTTCTTAATTATTGGAAGTCTCCTCTTGATAACAGGCAAATCACTTTCTGTTATTATGCAGAAGATTGTCACGAGTTTTAATGAATCGAGTGCAAAACTAACAGAATTTATTTTAGAAAAGAAAAATTCAATTGCTAAAGAACGGTCTAAGAAGGTAAATGAAAAGAAGAAATTAAAGCCTGCTTCACCTGATGAAGATGATCAAGCTGAGACAGAGGAAATCATCATTTCAGAAGAACCTGTAATAGAGGATTTTACGAAAAGAGTCCATCATACTGAAAGCGGTGTTCAACTGAAATTCGGTTCTCAAAACTTCAATGACTCTGATGAAGCAATCAAGAAAAGCGAAACAGAAAAAGCTGGGAGTGAACCTTCAGCTTCACCGCTTCCAGCAAACTTTGGCGATGAAGTTATTCAGAACGAACATTATCAGCTTCCTTCGATGAAGCATCTACGTACCCCTCAAAACAGTGGACAGCATAAGGATAAGCAGTATGCAGCCAGTAAAAGCAATGCAAAAAAATTAGAAAAAACATTTGAAAGTTTTGGGGTAAAAGCAAAGGTACTCAAAGTTCATTTAGGTCCGGCTGTAACAAAATATGAAGTGTATCCAGATGTAGGTGTTAAAGTAAGCAAAATCGTTAACCTTACTGATGATCTTGCTTTGGCGCTTGCGGCAAAAGATATAAGAATTGAAGCACCGATTCCTGGAAAATCTGCTGTAGGAATCGAAGTGCCGAATGGCGAGATCTCAATGGTTACGTTGAGAGAAGTGTTAGAAGCTCCTCAGTTCTCTGGCCAAAAATCACCGCTTGCAATAGGTCTTGGCAGAGATATTTCAGGAGAACCGATAATCGCAGATCTTTCCAAGATGCCCCATCTGCTCGTAGCAGGCGCAACCGGAAGCGGAAAAAGTGTTTGCGTAAACGGAATAATAACAAGTATTCTCATGCGAGCTAAGCCGCATGAAGTTAAAATGATGATGATCGATCCAAAAATGGTCGAGCTTAATATGTATAATGGCATCCCGCATCTCTTAGCACCAGTTGTTACGGAGCCAAAAAAAGCAGCTCAAGCACTTAAAAGAGTCGTGTCAGAGATGGAAAGAAGATATGAATTGTTTTCTCACAGCGGTACGAGAAACATTGAAGGGTATAATGAATCCATTAGAAAACAGAATGGTAGAAGTGACGCGAAACAGCCGTTCTTACCATACATTGTTGTAATTGTCGATGAACTTGCTGATCTGATGATGGTTGCTTCTGGTGATGTGGAAGACGCAATCACTCGCCTTGCTCAAATGGCGCGTGCTGCCGGAATCCATTTGATAATTGCAACACAAAGACCATCGGTTGACGTAATCACAGGAGTAATTAAAGCAAATATACCTTCAAGGATTGCATTTAGTGTTTCTTCTCAAACAGATTCAAGAACAATCTTAGATATGGGAGGAGCCGAAAAACTCCTTGGAAGAGGAGATATGCTATTCTTCCCATCTGGTGCTTCAAAGCCTGTACGGGTTCAGGGAGCTTTTCTGTCGGATGAAGAAGTTGAAACAATTGTAGACCATTGTGTCAGCCAGCAGAAAGCACAATATCAAAAAGAAATGATTCCTACAGAGGAAGCAGAGCCTGCGATAATGGAATCAGAAGATGATCTCTTTTCAGATGCGGTAAAGCTTGTTGTGGATATGCAGACTGCCTCAGTTTCAATGCTTCAGAGAAGATTCCGAATCGGTTATTCCAGAGCGGCAAGATTAATCGATACGATGGAATCTAAAGGAATAGTTGGGCCATACGAAGGATCGAAACCTCGTGAAGTTCTGATATCAGCAATGCCTGAAGAAAAAGAAGCTTCTAGTTCATAAAAACGGGCTTAATCTGCCCGTTTTTTTCTTTTTAATGGCTCATTTTTCTAAAAGATTGCTGCTGTTGAAGAGGTGTTTTGTAAGTACGCTTCCTCGAATAGTTGATTGGAGTGTAAGGTGCGTGCCAACTACCTGAAAACTCTTCTTGCAAGGCATGCGACGAGGAAGCCGGCTTCGATAGAATTTCTAGTAGACGCAGGAGCACACATGCTTCCTTGAATATGATATATCATAGGCTTACATACGTAGGAGGCTCACCGCACACCCCCCGGAAAGCGAGCATCCCGGAGCGGAAATCAACCACTTCCAAAGGCATCAAAGTGTAAGAAAACAGCCTTTCCATTTACCTTTTTATTGAAAAAGTGGTAAATGAAAATAATACCTATTAAAAATTTGTAAAAATAGTATTTATTTATAGAATTAAAAATGGTATATTAATGTCGATTATTCAATTAATTTGTCATACGTCGAACAACTAGTTAAGGTGGTTTTGTAATGTCGATAAAAGCGGACCATCGCTTGTTATATATTAAAGTGATAGAAAAGTTAAAAAAAGATATTGAAGAAGGTATTTATAAAGAAGGAGAAAAGCTTCCTTCAGAATTTGAACTTTCCAAACAGCTAGGCATAAGCCGTGCGACATTGCGAGAAGCACTTCGTATTTTAGAAGATGAAAACGTCCTCATACGTAAACATGGAGTTGGAACTTTCGTTAGAACAAGAGCACTTTTTTCTTCAGGTATTGAAGAACTATACAGTGTTACCGATATGATTGAAAGAGGCGGAAAGAAAGCAGGTACGATTTTTCTTTCTTCGCAAACGACAGATGTTACTGATGAACTTCT
This genomic interval carries:
- a CDS encoding DNA translocase FtsK; this encodes MAKNKKKKAKNKARWKEQLTYEIAGLSLLALASLGLAKMGNVGMAFVHLLRFFSGEWYGILLLACILLSLYLIWKRSWPAMISKRLTGIYILFFSFLVLSHLTLFEHLTNGGDWKDASVIRNTWELYWLQLQGTTATDDLGGGIIGSIGFALFYFLFGAGGTKLVIFFLIIGSLLLITGKSLSVIMQKIVTSFNESSAKLTEFILEKKNSIAKERSKKVNEKKKLKPASPDEDDQAETEEIIISEEPVIEDFTKRVHHTESGVQLKFGSQNFNDSDEAIKKSETEKAGSEPSASPLPANFGDEVIQNEHYQLPSMKHLRTPQNSGQHKDKQYAASKSNAKKLEKTFESFGVKAKVLKVHLGPAVTKYEVYPDVGVKVSKIVNLTDDLALALAAKDIRIEAPIPGKSAVGIEVPNGEISMVTLREVLEAPQFSGQKSPLAIGLGRDISGEPIIADLSKMPHLLVAGATGSGKSVCVNGIITSILMRAKPHEVKMMMIDPKMVELNMYNGIPHLLAPVVTEPKKAAQALKRVVSEMERRYELFSHSGTRNIEGYNESIRKQNGRSDAKQPFLPYIVVIVDELADLMMVASGDVEDAITRLAQMARAAGIHLIIATQRPSVDVITGVIKANIPSRIAFSVSSQTDSRTILDMGGAEKLLGRGDMLFFPSGASKPVRVQGAFLSDEEVETIVDHCVSQQKAQYQKEMIPTEEAEPAIMESEDDLFSDAVKLVVDMQTASVSMLQRRFRIGYSRAARLIDTMESKGIVGPYEGSKPREVLISAMPEEKEASSS
- a CDS encoding YlzJ-like family protein, with the protein product MTWYTMQPYELMFPEEGNNAAMQNVILYNDVPVLVERVGDETRIVQIMSTDPSHYLLEDCQPGMTLRNF
- a CDS encoding ClpP family protease, which codes for MDQTPETETPQPDVPHKKDESSGLIQKIQSLGQTNVPQLEGSSIHCLTIVGQIEGHMQLPPNNKATKYEHLIPQLVAIEQNHKIEGLLVILNTVGGDVEAGLAISEMIASLSKPSVSLVLGGGHSIGVPIAVSAKYSFIVPTATMTIHPVRLTGLVIGVPQTFEYLDKMQERVISFVTSHSKISEERFKELMFSKGNLTRDIGTNVIGTDAVKDGLINEVGGLGQAIKKLNELIDEHKNTENDEGIKQ